One window of the Methanocaldococcus vulcanius M7 genome contains the following:
- the taw2 gene encoding tRNA(Phe) (4-demethylwyosine(37)-C(7)) aminocarboxypropyltransferase Taw2 encodes MGLKYQKIGDIVIVKKDLTSDEIEEILKKTKCKAILRYTAQITGDLRIPHVKLLYGNETETIHKEHGCLFKIDVSKIMWSQGNIGERKRIAMIGKQGEVVVDMFAGIGYFSIPLAKYSKPKTIYAIEKNPISYKYLCENVEINNLNNIIPICSDNRNVKLENIADRVIMGYVHKTHKFLDKAFEFLKEKGVIHYHETVAEKIMTKRPIERLKYYAEKNNYFLTKYSIYKVKKYAPGVWHIVVDAEFEKRK; translated from the coding sequence ATGGGTTTAAAGTATCAAAAAATTGGAGATATTGTAATAGTTAAAAAAGATCTAACATCTGATGAAATTGAAGAAATACTTAAAAAAACTAAATGTAAAGCAATTTTGAGATACACCGCTCAGATAACTGGGGATTTGAGAATTCCGCATGTAAAATTATTGTATGGTAATGAAACAGAAACCATTCACAAAGAACATGGATGTTTATTTAAAATCGATGTATCTAAGATAATGTGGAGTCAAGGTAACATTGGAGAAAGAAAACGAATCGCTATGATAGGAAAACAAGGGGAGGTCGTTGTAGATATGTTTGCAGGCATCGGTTATTTTTCAATTCCCCTTGCTAAATACTCCAAACCAAAAACTATTTACGCTATTGAGAAAAACCCCATATCTTATAAATACTTATGTGAAAATGTCGAAATTAACAATCTTAATAACATAATTCCAATATGCTCTGACAATAGAAATGTAAAACTTGAAAATATTGCAGATAGGGTAATAATGGGTTATGTGCACAAAACGCATAAATTTTTAGATAAGGCATTTGAATTTTTGAAAGAGAAAGGAGTTATTCACTACCATGAAACTGTTGCAGAAAAGATAATGACAAAAAGACCAATTGAGCGATTAAAATACTACGCTGAGAAAAATAACTATTTCTTAACTAAATACTCTATCTATAAAGTAAAAAAATACGCTCCCGGAGTTTGGCACATAGTTGTTGATGCAGAATTTGAAAAGAGAAAATAA
- a CDS encoding 4Fe-4S binding protein: MVKVNYKRCGYCGACVGVCENLAINLIEHIVVIDEKKCSNCNLCIIVCPLNALEGE; the protein is encoded by the coding sequence ATGGTAAAAGTCAACTATAAGAGATGTGGTTATTGTGGAGCTTGTGTTGGTGTATGTGAAAATTTGGCAATAAACTTAATAGAGCATATAGTTGTGATAGATGAGAAGAAGTGTAGTAATTGTAATCTTTGTATAATAGTATGTCCATTAAACGCGTTAGAGGGAGAATAA
- a CDS encoding site-2 protease family protein, protein MGSYKFSEKEIIDLTVSVLAIAFIFSYPNLSPTIFLISLIAVGSGFIFHELMHRTVARRYGAWSEFRAWYEGLLIALILKIFLGFTFIAPGAVYIYKDYLTAEENGKIALAGPLTNVALAFIFFILMLISPPISLLYSIGSYGFYINLFLAGFNMLPIPPFDGEKVLRWNPLIWAIFGIPLICYLIYMMFW, encoded by the coding sequence ATGGGATCGTATAAATTTTCAGAAAAGGAAATCATAGATCTTACTGTGTCTGTGTTAGCGATCGCGTTTATATTCTCTTATCCTAATTTATCTCCTACCATCTTTTTGATTTCCTTAATAGCTGTGGGTAGTGGATTTATATTTCATGAACTGATGCATAGAACAGTAGCAAGAAGATACGGGGCGTGGAGTGAATTTAGAGCATGGTATGAAGGTTTACTTATTGCATTAATATTAAAAATATTTCTTGGATTTACATTCATAGCTCCAGGAGCAGTTTATATCTATAAAGATTACTTAACGGCTGAGGAAAATGGAAAAATTGCCTTAGCAGGACCATTGACAAATGTTGCTCTTGCGTTTATATTTTTTATTCTTATGTTAATATCACCTCCAATCTCGCTTCTGTATTCAATAGGTAGTTATGGATTTTATATAAATTTATTTTTAGCAGGTTTTAATATGCTACCGATTCCTCCCTTTGATGGGGAAAAAGTTTTAAGATGGAATCCGCTAATCTGGGCAATATTTGGAATTCCCTTGATTTGTTATCTAATATATATGATGTTTTGGTAG
- a CDS encoding Nif3-like dinuclear metal center hexameric protein: MYVCDFIRFIEEFAPKELAIEGDNVGLQVGDNLEKELNRIGIALDPSLHVIKKAKDFEVDVLFTHHPLLKDPIRNFTGVIYKKLKILMEDDIILYSAHTNLDVCKNGLNDALSSLYGLKDVEYLYDNGLGRVGLFEGSFEDFLKITKTFLHKNPVVVKSRDVDENFKLAVLSGYGLSQSAVKYVSEKADVYLSGDLTHHSKILAEELGLVVIDATHYSTEVYGLKKIKDMLIDKLGVEVISLDF; encoded by the coding sequence ATGTATGTATGCGATTTTATAAGGTTTATTGAAGAATTTGCTCCGAAGGAATTGGCTATTGAGGGGGATAATGTAGGTCTTCAAGTTGGAGATAATTTAGAAAAGGAATTAAATAGGATTGGAATAGCTCTCGATCCTTCTCTACATGTAATTAAAAAAGCGAAAGATTTTGAAGTGGATGTTCTATTTACGCATCATCCTTTGTTAAAAGACCCAATAAGGAATTTTACTGGTGTAATTTACAAAAAACTTAAAATTTTAATGGAAGATGATATTATACTTTATTCTGCACACACTAACTTAGATGTATGTAAAAATGGATTAAATGATGCGTTATCTTCTTTATATGGGTTGAAAGATGTTGAATATTTATATGATAACGGTCTTGGAAGAGTTGGACTCTTTGAAGGTAGTTTTGAGGATTTTTTGAAAATAACAAAAACCTTTCTGCATAAAAATCCTGTAGTAGTTAAGAGTAGGGATGTTGATGAAAATTTCAAGTTGGCTGTGCTTTCCGGCTATGGATTATCTCAATCCGCAGTGAAGTATGTTTCAGAAAAAGCAGATGTTTATCTCTCTGGAGATCTCACTCATCATTCCAAAATATTGGCTGAGGAACTTGGTTTAGTGGTTATAGATGCTACTCATTACTCAACGGAAGTTTACGGCCTTAAAAAAATTAAAGATATGTTAATCGATAAATTGGGTGTTGAAGTTATAAGTTTAGATTTCTAA
- a CDS encoding APC family permease — protein MELEEDNKKLTLWEAVSMAVGVMIGASIFSIFGVGAQIAGKDLPETFVLSGMYALLVAYSYTKLGSKIISDAGPIAFIHKAIGDNIITGALSILLWVSYVISISLFAKGFAGYFLPLIGAQINSFNYALAEIGIVAFFTALNFFGSKAVGKAEFFIVLTKLTILGLFIFAGLLTLHISYLVPDTSISGIEGMLFASAIFFLSYMGFGVITNASEHIKDPNKNVPRAIYLSIFLVMFVYVGVAISAIGNLPIDELIKASENALAVAAKPFLGDLGFLLISIGALFSISSAMNATIYGGANVAYSLAKDGELPKFFERKVWFKSTEGLYITSALGVLFALLFNMEGVASITSAVFMVIYLFVILSHYILVDEVGGRKEIIIFSFLVVLGVFMLLLYYQWEVHRIVFYGIILTFAFVIVFEAIYRKITKRKFSIAHTH, from the coding sequence ATGGAACTGGAAGAAGATAATAAAAAATTAACATTATGGGAAGCTGTATCAATGGCTGTCGGTGTAATGATTGGAGCGAGTATATTTTCTATTTTTGGTGTTGGAGCACAGATTGCTGGTAAAGATTTACCTGAAACTTTTGTATTATCTGGAATGTATGCTCTTTTAGTCGCTTATTCATATACAAAACTCGGATCAAAGATCATCTCTGATGCTGGTCCTATTGCGTTCATTCATAAAGCAATTGGAGATAACATAATAACCGGAGCGTTGAGTATTTTACTGTGGGTTAGTTATGTTATCTCAATATCGTTATTTGCAAAAGGATTTGCTGGCTACTTTTTACCGTTAATAGGAGCACAGATCAACTCTTTTAACTATGCATTAGCAGAAATTGGTATAGTTGCATTTTTTACTGCGTTAAATTTCTTTGGTTCTAAGGCAGTGGGAAAGGCAGAGTTCTTTATTGTTTTAACAAAACTTACAATCCTTGGACTGTTTATATTCGCTGGATTATTGACTCTTCACATCTCATATTTAGTTCCAGACACATCCATATCAGGAATTGAGGGAATGTTATTTGCTTCTGCAATATTCTTTCTCTCCTATATGGGTTTTGGAGTTATAACAAACGCTTCTGAACATATAAAAGATCCTAACAAGAACGTTCCGAGAGCAATATATTTAAGCATATTTTTAGTTATGTTTGTTTACGTTGGTGTAGCAATATCTGCAATTGGAAACCTTCCAATAGATGAATTAATTAAAGCAAGCGAAAATGCCTTAGCAGTTGCGGCAAAACCATTTTTAGGAGATCTTGGATTTTTATTAATCTCTATCGGAGCGTTATTTTCAATTTCATCAGCCATGAATGCCACAATATATGGAGGAGCTAATGTTGCTTACTCATTGGCAAAAGATGGAGAGCTTCCAAAATTTTTCGAAAGAAAGGTGTGGTTTAAATCTACTGAGGGGTTATATATAACCTCAGCCCTTGGTGTTTTGTTTGCCCTACTTTTTAATATGGAGGGTGTTGCTTCAATAACCAGTGCAGTTTTTATGGTGATCTATCTTTTTGTTATTCTCTCTCATTACATCCTCGTTGATGAAGTTGGCGGTAGAAAAGAAATAATCATTTTTAGCTTTTTAGTAGTTTTAGGGGTCTTCATGCTCCTTCTTTATTATCAGTGGGAAGTTCACAGAATAGTGTTTTATGGAATAATACTTACCTTTGCGTTTGTTATAGTATTTGAAGCGATTTACAGAAAGATAACAAAAAGAAAGTTTTCAATTGCTCACACACATTAA
- the spcS gene encoding O-phosphoseryl-tRNA(Sec) selenium transferase yields MNLNTKGLLPEHMEHRGKLTLKENLKIVENILEQRKIPEVGIDEEHIKLLLRLLSFMDTDKDPNVIQIGEREARVYTKLQRDSVFDFCHGVGRSGNLTDPQPKAPGASAMYKLTNKILESFLKFLGLKVNAIATPVATGMSLALCLSASRKKYGSNVVIYPYASHKSPIKATSFIGMRMRLVETVLEGHIVKVDVGEIEDAIKREIKDKNNPVVLSTLTFFPPRKSDDVVEISKICEDYNIPHIINGAYAIQNFYYIDKLKKALKYRVDAIVSSSDKNLFTPIGGGIIYTKDESFLKEISLTYPGRASSNPVVNILISLLAIGSRNYISLMKEQKTCKKLLDDLLEDLAGKKGEILLQVENPISSCITTKKDPLDVAGKLYNLRITGPRGVRKNDHFGTCYLKEYPYNYIVVNSAIGVKKEDIYMVVEKLSSVL; encoded by the coding sequence ATGAATTTAAATACCAAAGGATTGTTGCCTGAACATATGGAGCACAGAGGAAAGTTAACGTTAAAAGAAAATTTAAAAATAGTTGAAAATATTTTAGAACAGAGGAAAATCCCAGAAGTTGGGATAGATGAAGAGCATATAAAACTTCTTTTAAGATTGTTATCTTTTATGGATACTGATAAGGATCCAAATGTAATTCAGATAGGAGAAAGAGAAGCGAGAGTTTATACGAAACTTCAAAGAGATAGTGTATTCGATTTTTGTCATGGTGTTGGAAGAAGTGGAAACTTGACAGATCCTCAACCAAAAGCTCCAGGAGCAAGTGCAATGTATAAATTAACCAATAAAATATTAGAAAGTTTTTTAAAATTTTTAGGTTTGAAGGTAAATGCAATAGCAACTCCTGTAGCAACGGGAATGAGTTTGGCCCTCTGCCTCTCTGCCTCTCGGAAAAAATATGGATCTAACGTAGTCATCTACCCCTACGCATCACATAAAAGTCCAATAAAAGCCACGTCATTTATTGGAATGAGAATGAGGTTAGTAGAAACTGTATTAGAGGGTCATATTGTTAAAGTCGATGTTGGAGAGATTGAAGATGCAATAAAAAGAGAAATAAAAGATAAAAACAATCCTGTCGTTTTAAGCACGTTAACTTTCTTTCCACCAAGAAAAAGTGATGATGTTGTAGAGATCTCAAAAATTTGTGAAGATTACAACATTCCCCATATAATAAATGGTGCCTATGCAATTCAAAACTTTTATTATATAGATAAACTAAAAAAAGCGTTAAAATATAGGGTAGATGCAATTGTTAGCTCATCGGATAAAAACCTCTTTACACCGATCGGTGGGGGGATAATTTACACAAAAGATGAGAGTTTTTTAAAGGAGATTTCTCTAACCTACCCTGGTAGGGCCTCTTCGAATCCAGTAGTTAATATATTAATATCTCTGTTAGCAATAGGAAGCAGAAACTACATCTCCCTAATGAAAGAACAGAAAACGTGTAAAAAACTTTTAGACGACCTTCTTGAAGATCTGGCAGGTAAAAAAGGAGAAATACTTTTACAAGTTGAAAATCCAATATCCTCGTGTATAACAACTAAAAAAGATCCTTTAGATGTGGCAGGGAAATTATACAATCTTAGAATTACAGGACCTCGTGGAGTTAGAAAAAACGATCATTTTGGAACTTGCTACTTGAAAGAGTATCCTTATAATTATATTGTAGTGAATTCAGCAATAGGAGTTAAGAAGGAAGATATATACATGGTCGTTGAAAAACTAAGTAGTGTTTTATAA
- a CDS encoding rhomboid family intramembrane serine protease, which produces MINFVIIGICVVMFILSKIFPQMYLYFALYPNMAFSMPWQLITSIFMHATITHLLLNMFVLFFFGTYLERLIGAKKYILVFLISGIVGNLAYILYCHITGSYLPSVGSSGAIFGVMGALAILHPRLKVVIFPIPVPISIRVAVGLFALIDLILLPYTFKTGIAHISHLAGLLTGLIFGEVLKKDVRNLNNKRRGKLRLKKFKFKKNR; this is translated from the coding sequence GTGATAAATTTTGTTATAATTGGAATATGTGTGGTTATGTTCATATTAAGCAAGATATTTCCACAAATGTATCTTTATTTTGCGCTGTATCCAAATATGGCTTTTTCCATGCCTTGGCAGTTGATAACAAGCATTTTTATGCATGCCACTATAACTCATCTTTTGCTGAATATGTTTGTCCTTTTCTTTTTTGGGACATACTTGGAGAGATTAATTGGAGCGAAAAAATATATACTTGTATTTTTAATATCAGGCATAGTCGGAAATTTAGCATATATACTTTACTGCCATATAACTGGAAGCTATCTTCCATCAGTTGGATCCTCAGGAGCGATCTTTGGAGTTATGGGGGCATTAGCTATTTTACATCCTCGATTAAAAGTTGTGATCTTTCCCATACCAGTGCCTATAAGTATAAGAGTGGCTGTTGGATTGTTTGCATTGATAGATTTGATACTTCTTCCATATACGTTTAAAACTGGAATTGCACACATCTCACACTTAGCTGGTCTTTTAACTGGATTAATATTCGGAGAAGTTCTTAAAAAAGATGTAAGGAACTTGAATAATAAGAGAAGAGGAAAACTTCGTCTCAAAAAATTTAAGTTTAAGAAAAATAGATAA
- a CDS encoding radical SAM protein has translation MLSILTSMIKPKILQVETTNDCNSNCKICMRTHWKRGVGYMSYEDFTKLPISEFDEVALHGWGECFLHPDLFKMVKYIKQQNVKASLCTNGKLLGERLDEVLESGLDEIAFGIFTLDGKEEILKNIEALLEERKKRGVPITTFFDITVFKENLEEIKDIVEKAIELGVDGIVFHRLFDIYNVDNDVKYGLTPKEEKTFFNQIKEKYGKQIPLYFPLKHTTPCRVLLKCMFVRYDGLQSPCVYLSDDTLGDARNSTYKEMLKRHILFIKGVKNNVICKQCIW, from the coding sequence GTGCTTTCGATTTTAACATCAATGATAAAACCAAAGATCCTGCAAGTTGAAACAACCAATGATTGTAATAGCAACTGCAAGATATGTATGAGGACACACTGGAAAAGGGGAGTTGGATATATGAGTTATGAGGACTTTACCAAACTCCCAATAAGCGAATTCGACGAAGTTGCTTTACACGGATGGGGAGAGTGTTTTTTACATCCAGACCTGTTTAAAATGGTAAAATACATAAAACAGCAAAACGTCAAAGCGAGTTTATGCACTAACGGAAAACTACTTGGAGAGAGATTAGACGAGGTCTTGGAAAGTGGATTAGATGAAATCGCATTTGGAATATTTACATTAGATGGAAAGGAAGAGATTTTAAAAAATATTGAGGCCCTACTTGAAGAGAGGAAAAAGAGAGGAGTTCCGATAACCACATTTTTTGATATAACCGTATTCAAAGAAAATTTAGAAGAAATAAAGGATATTGTAGAAAAAGCTATTGAATTAGGCGTCGATGGAATCGTCTTCCACAGGTTATTCGACATTTACAATGTTGATAATGATGTAAAATATGGGTTAACCCCAAAAGAAGAAAAAACCTTCTTCAACCAAATAAAAGAAAAATATGGAAAACAAATTCCATTGTATTTCCCATTAAAACATACAACACCCTGTAGGGTTTTATTAAAATGTATGTTCGTTAGATACGATGGATTACAATCTCCATGTGTCTATTTAAGTGATGACACACTTGGAGATGCAAGAAACTCAACATACAAAGAGATGTTAAAAAGACACATACTCTTCATAAAAGGGGTGAAAAACAATGTCATCTGCAAACAATGTATATGGTAA
- a CDS encoding tetratricopeptide repeat protein — MNKTAKIVIGILCIIGAIGLAVYGYTTYKAEYLAAKYTNEGIPILREAIADGNMSAYKLADHYFDLAIQADPYYPWAWYNKANVYANTDHFYHYDKYPNETYIQAGLPDEQKYYDIAMKCVHRFMDLDPQDAALGYELIGAANYLYYDTYNDKVKYVLPPDFKALEGIDDIYRVSGKGGTASLLANIARTYLSMGEFNDSYKYYAYSQLTDPKVNPMAKYAIPEGPAFEHLVWSAIILAELHDPKITYETANKECHMFVDNYGPKLGWTMDLGYMPTAVSAYQLGKYDEVMKCCNLIINKYSDPTSDDLDDYSPYYGEANRYIAMVDMKKGDLDDAIKHLKENIRFSSMMVPPADDYPADIPVGHYERGLAYYFLGKYTGNKSYYELALKDFKYLVDNPNVSNRSIAHENYYFLGTVMTGCTYAKLGDYDNAQKYLKMALDELANNEQLIGYNKYFRKDTETLYEEMKNKNFNGIDQFPWLWEVEH, encoded by the coding sequence ATGAATAAGACGGCGAAGATCGTTATCGGAATACTCTGTATAATCGGAGCGATCGGATTAGCAGTTTATGGATACACTACATATAAAGCAGAATATTTAGCAGCAAAATACACAAACGAAGGAATTCCAATATTAAGAGAGGCAATAGCTGATGGAAACATGTCCGCTTACAAATTAGCAGACCACTACTTCGACTTAGCAATACAGGCAGATCCATACTACCCATGGGCATGGTACAACAAAGCAAACGTTTATGCAAATACAGATCACTTCTACCACTACGACAAATATCCAAACGAAACATACATACAAGCAGGACTTCCAGATGAACAGAAATACTACGATATAGCAATGAAATGCGTTCACAGGTTTATGGATTTAGATCCACAAGACGCTGCACTTGGATATGAATTGATAGGAGCAGCAAACTACCTCTACTACGACACCTACAACGACAAAGTTAAGTATGTCTTACCTCCTGACTTCAAAGCATTGGAAGGAATAGATGATATATACAGAGTTTCAGGAAAAGGAGGAACTGCTTCATTATTAGCAAACATTGCAAGAACCTACTTATCAATGGGAGAATTTAACGACTCATACAAATACTATGCTTACTCACAATTAACAGATCCAAAAGTTAACCCAATGGCAAAATATGCAATTCCAGAAGGGCCAGCATTTGAGCACCTTGTCTGGTCAGCAATTATATTGGCTGAACTACACGATCCAAAAATAACATATGAAACTGCAAACAAAGAATGCCACATGTTCGTTGACAACTACGGTCCAAAATTAGGTTGGACAATGGATTTAGGATACATGCCAACAGCTGTTTCTGCTTACCAATTAGGAAAATACGATGAAGTTATGAAATGCTGTAATTTAATCATAAACAAATATTCAGACCCAACATCTGATGATTTAGATGACTACTCACCATACTACGGAGAGGCAAACAGATACATTGCAATGGTAGATATGAAGAAAGGAGATTTAGACGATGCCATAAAGCACTTAAAAGAGAACATAAGATTCTCAAGTATGATGGTTCCTCCTGCTGATGACTATCCAGCAGATATTCCAGTAGGACACTATGAGAGGGGCTTAGCATACTACTTCCTTGGAAAATACACTGGAAACAAATCATACTACGAACTCGCTTTAAAGGACTTCAAATACTTAGTTGATAATCCAAATGTTTCAAACAGAAGTATTGCACACGAAAACTACTACTTCCTTGGAACAGTTATGACTGGATGCACCTACGCAAAATTAGGCGATTATGATAACGCTCAAAAATACTTGAAGATGGCCTTAGATGAATTAGCAAACAACGAACAACTAATAGGATATAACAAATACTTCAGAAAAGATACTGAAACACTCTACGAAGAAATGAAAAACAAAAACTTTAATGGTATAGATCAATTCCCATGGCTCTGGGAAGTAGAGCATTAA